A DNA window from Hordeum vulgare subsp. vulgare chromosome 1H, MorexV3_pseudomolecules_assembly, whole genome shotgun sequence contains the following coding sequences:
- the LOC123448865 gene encoding malate dehydrogenase, chloroplastic-like, whose protein sequence is MASAVTMTSASAQAALVSRPRSHGITSFGGLKASSSSSIGFELGSSFLGKTTSLRASGVTRVVPKAKSAAQILPEASYKVAVLGAAGGIGQPLGLLIKMSPLVSELRLYDIANVKGVAADLSHCNTPSQVMDFTGPAELANCLKGVDVVVIPAGVPRKPGMTRDDLFNINAGIVKSLIEAVADNCPEAFIHIISNPVNSTVPIAAEILKQKGVYNPKKLFGVSTLDVVRANTFVAQKKDLKLIDVDVPVVGGHAGITILPLLSKARPSVTFTDEETEELTKRIQNAGTEVVEAKAGAGSATLSMAYAAARFVESSLRALAGDPDVYECTYVQSELTELPFFASRVKIGKNGVESIISSDLEGVTEYEAKALEALKPELKASIEKGIEFVHKQQGATASV, encoded by the coding sequence ATGGCGTCAGCTGTTACCATGACTTCAGCCAGTGCTCAGGCCGCTTTGGTTTCAAGGCCAAGGAGTCATGGCATCACAAGCTTCGGTGGCTTGaaggcatcgtcgtcgtcatcaattGGCTTTGAACTCGGCTCTTCATTCCTTGGCAAGACCACATCGCTTCGGGCGTCTGGTGTCACAAGGGTCGTGCCAAAGGCAAAGTCTGCGGCTCAGATACTACCTGAGGCATCTTACAAAGTGGCAGTACTTGGTGCTGCTGGAGGCATCGGTCAACCATTGGGTCTGTTAATCAAGATGTCTCCTCTGGTCTCAGAACTGCGCCTGTATGATATTGCAAATGTCAAGGGAGTCGCTGCTGATCTCAGCCACTGCAACACACCTTCTCAGGTCATGGACTTTACCGGCCCTGCAGAACTAGCCAACTGCTTGAAAGGTGTGGATGTCGTTGTCATCCCTGCCGGGGTCCCAAGAAAGCCAGGCATGACTCGTGATGACCTGTTTAACATCAACGCAGGCATTGTCAAGTCGCTTATTGAGGCTGTTGCAGACAATTGCCCTGAGGCCTTTATCCATATTATCAGCAACCCAGTCAACTCCACAGTGCCAATTGCTGCTGAGATTCTGAAACAGAAGGGTGTCTACAACCCCAAGAAGCTTTTCGGAGTTTCCACCCTAGATGTTGTCAGGGCTAACACATTTGTAGCTCAGAAGAAAGACCTCAAGCTCATTGACGTTGATGTCCCAGTTGTTGGTGGTCATGCTGGAATTACAATCCTACCTCTGTTGTCGAAGGCTAGGCCATCTGTCACCTTCACGGATGAGGAAACCGAAGAGCTGACAAAGAGGATACAGAATGCTGGGACAGAGGTGGTGGAGGCGAAGGCCGGTGCTGGATCTGCTACACTGTCCATGGCCTATGCTGCTGCCAGATTTGTCGAGTCGTCACTCCGCGCATTGGCTGGTGACCCAGATGTTTACGAGTGCACGTATGTCCAGTCTGAGCTAACTGAGCTGCCATTCTTTGCGTCCAGAGTTAAGATTGGGAAGAATGGTGTCGAGTCCATCATCTCTTCTGACTTGGAGGGAGTGACCGAGTACGAGGCCAAGGCACTCGAGGCATTGAAGCCTGAGCTGAAGGCCAGCATCGAGAAGGGCATCGAGTTTGTGCACAAGCAGCAGGGAGCCACCGCGTCCGTTTGA